A part of Corynebacterium lactis RW2-5 genomic DNA contains:
- a CDS encoding GatB/YqeY domain-containing protein, with the protein MSELKQKIIADMTTAMKARDKDTVGALRMLKAAIQTEEVSGAKHELTDAEVLRVIEREVKKRRESAEMYSENGRQELADAELAEAEVFARYQPAQLDDDALTALVNSAVAEVAGDGAPNMKMMGQVMKLAKEKAAGQADGKRLSEAVKSALQG; encoded by the coding sequence ATGAGTGAACTGAAGCAGAAGATTATCGCCGATATGACCACCGCCATGAAGGCCCGCGACAAGGACACCGTGGGAGCATTGCGCATGCTCAAGGCCGCGATTCAGACTGAGGAGGTCTCCGGAGCCAAGCACGAGCTCACCGACGCCGAGGTCCTGCGCGTGATTGAGCGCGAGGTGAAGAAGCGCCGCGAGTCCGCCGAGATGTATTCGGAAAACGGCCGCCAGGAGCTCGCGGACGCCGAGCTTGCCGAGGCTGAGGTTTTCGCCCGCTACCAGCCCGCCCAGCTTGACGACGACGCCCTCACGGCCCTGGTCAATAGTGCTGTGGCTGAGGTTGCCGGTGATGGCGCGCCCAATATGAAGATGATGGGCCAGGTCATGAAGCTGGCAAAGGAAAAAGCCGCCGGCCAGGCTGATGGCAAGCGGCTTTCGGAGGCCGTGAAGTCTGCGCTTCAGGGCTAG